From Halorubrum salinarum, the proteins below share one genomic window:
- a CDS encoding sensor histidine kinase: protein MGRRFDTRDAGADRLRELLVTLGVADPDYAAGRPDAGVTRAAAAAFVSLTGFALLVPNVTPLASGGEPPIGVALSVLGTVLSVALVAVGGLLFRSSFSTRNAVRIAVWNLFGIAVLGGIMLGILRYQAALGSPFVAPTFSVAKVLAIGAVAHVIIGVYDARRVRAQQLAKEQRKLSVLNRVIRHNLRNETTVLGGHASIVAEGVDDPDLRESAETIARSASVIGGLAEDAKRLQAAFERRPDERGPVDVDAVVADAAEAAREAGAETVETDVDPCVALADERLATAVEELATNAPDHGASEVALSARERDGDVEIAVSDDGPGIRETEGRVITGRDPETQLEHASGLGLWIVRATADAFDGWLSIETTRADGDGPSGDETGTTITLGVPAA, encoded by the coding sequence ATGGGCCGACGGTTCGACACGCGGGACGCGGGGGCGGATCGACTGCGGGAGCTGCTGGTGACGCTCGGCGTCGCCGACCCGGACTACGCGGCGGGGCGGCCGGACGCGGGGGTCACGCGGGCCGCCGCGGCGGCGTTCGTCTCCCTCACCGGGTTCGCGCTCCTCGTGCCGAACGTCACGCCGCTCGCGTCAGGCGGGGAGCCGCCGATCGGCGTCGCGCTCTCCGTGCTGGGGACGGTGCTCTCGGTCGCGCTCGTGGCGGTCGGGGGGCTCCTGTTCCGGAGCTCCTTCTCCACGCGGAACGCGGTCCGGATCGCGGTCTGGAACCTGTTCGGGATCGCGGTGCTCGGCGGCATCATGCTCGGCATCCTCCGGTATCAGGCGGCGCTCGGCTCGCCGTTCGTCGCGCCCACGTTCTCGGTCGCGAAGGTGCTCGCGATCGGCGCCGTCGCCCACGTGATCATCGGGGTCTACGACGCCCGGCGGGTCCGGGCGCAGCAGCTGGCGAAGGAACAGCGGAAGCTCTCGGTTCTCAACCGCGTGATCAGACACAACCTCCGCAACGAGACGACGGTGCTGGGCGGGCACGCCTCCATCGTCGCCGAGGGGGTCGACGACCCCGACCTGCGGGAGTCGGCCGAGACCATCGCGCGCAGCGCGTCGGTGATCGGCGGGCTCGCTGAGGACGCGAAGCGGCTTCAGGCCGCCTTCGAGCGTCGCCCCGACGAGCGCGGGCCGGTCGACGTCGACGCCGTCGTCGCGGACGCCGCCGAAGCGGCCCGCGAGGCCGGCGCGGAGACGGTCGAGACCGACGTGGACCCCTGCGTCGCGCTGGCCGACGAGCGGCTGGCGACGGCGGTCGAGGAGCTCGCGACGAACGCGCCGGACCACGGCGCGAGCGAGGTCGCCCTGTCCGCGCGGGAGCGCGACGGTGACGTCGAGATCGCCGTCAGCGACGACGGACCGGGGATCCGGGAGACGGAGGGGCGCGTGATCACCGGCCGCGACCCGGAGACCCAGTTGGAACACGCGAGCGGGCTGGGGCTCTGGATCGTGCGCGCGACCGCCGACGCGTTCGACGGCTGGCTCTCCATCGAGACGACCCGCGCCGACGGAGACGGCCCGAGCGGCGACGAGACCGGGACGACGATCACCCTCGGCGTGCCGGCGGCCTGA
- a CDS encoding pyridoxamine 5'-phosphate oxidase family protein: MDPTGPWDRDRVDEYLAAARVPVRLGCRTPSDRPWIVSLWFAWDPDAGGEPDGDGGHGGTAGAIRCATSASADLVEFVEHDDHVSFDMSTNDPPYKGVRGRGRATVVPDEDKRLLRSLLTKYLGGTDNPTAERLLRPERDEVEIRIEPERLHAWDYSERMETGGE; the protein is encoded by the coding sequence ATGGACCCGACCGGCCCGTGGGACCGCGACCGCGTCGACGAGTACCTCGCCGCCGCGCGCGTCCCGGTCCGGCTCGGCTGCCGCACGCCGAGCGACCGCCCGTGGATCGTCTCGCTGTGGTTCGCGTGGGACCCGGACGCGGGGGGCGAGCCCGACGGAGACGGCGGTCACGGGGGCACAGCCGGGGCGATCCGCTGCGCGACGAGCGCGAGCGCCGACCTCGTCGAGTTCGTCGAGCACGACGACCACGTCTCCTTCGACATGTCGACGAACGACCCGCCGTACAAGGGGGTCCGCGGCCGCGGTCGCGCGACGGTCGTCCCCGACGAGGACAAGCGGCTCCTCCGGTCGCTCCTGACGAAGTACCTCGGCGGGACCGACAACCCGACCGCCGAGCGGCTCCTGCGGCCCGAGCGCGACGAGGTCGAGATCCGGATCGAGCCCGAGCGGCTCCACGCCTGGGACTACTCGGAGCGCATGGAGACCGGCGGGGAGTGA
- a CDS encoding type 1 glutamine amidotransferase: MILVLNNAVDGGYMADEIAHFLPDARVYDYPHEDGDPSLDGVDGVVVGGSEVGVYDEPDQPWITAQKRFARRLVEEGVPTLGICFGHQILNAALGGEVVDSGTSRLRLCDAELDADEPLFDGVEPTVPVLHSDVVTELGDGMEVIGRADYYEYFATRHRDRPVWSVQYHPEFTPRIVDEYDGWEATERSFEDATATRTLANFAALAESFGDDS, from the coding sequence ATGATACTGGTACTCAATAACGCGGTCGACGGGGGCTACATGGCCGACGAGATCGCGCACTTCCTGCCCGACGCCCGCGTGTACGACTACCCGCACGAGGACGGCGACCCGAGCCTCGACGGCGTGGACGGCGTCGTCGTCGGCGGGAGCGAGGTCGGCGTATACGACGAGCCCGACCAGCCGTGGATCACGGCCCAGAAGCGGTTCGCGCGCCGACTCGTCGAGGAGGGGGTCCCGACGCTCGGCATCTGTTTCGGCCACCAGATCCTGAACGCCGCGCTCGGCGGCGAGGTCGTCGACAGCGGCACCTCTCGGCTCCGGCTCTGCGACGCCGAACTCGACGCCGACGAGCCGCTGTTCGACGGCGTCGAGCCGACCGTGCCGGTGCTCCACTCCGACGTGGTGACGGAGCTCGGCGACGGGATGGAGGTCATCGGCCGCGCGGACTACTACGAGTACTTCGCCACCCGCCACCGCGACCGGCCGGTCTGGTCGGTCCAGTACCACCCCGAGTTCACCCCTAGGATCGTCGATGAGTACGACGGCTGGGAGGCGACCGAGCGCTCCTTCGAGGACGCCACCGCCACCCGAACGCTCGCCAACTTCGCGGCGCTCGCGGAGTCGTTCGGGGACGACTCGTAG
- a CDS encoding amidohydrolase, whose product MSALDSDEYRAFRRDLHRHPEPAWREFYTTARIVEELRERDLTALHVGPDALAGDERLNVPDDETLAEWEDQAREAGADPEILDQLSGGYTGCVAVAERGDGPVVGLRVDIDGLPITESESGDHVPAGEGFRSEHEGFMHACGHDAHATMGLGALDAALDSDFSGTLKVFFQPGEEQVAGGKPMAESGHLDDVDYLYAVHVGLDHPSGEVVCGVEGFLAVRHFLAEFSGEPAHAGARPEQGRNTVQAMAAAIQNLYAIPRHADGPTRVNAGLVGGGTATNIIPEESHIEGELRGQTTELAEYMSDHADRILDSAAEMHDCEVEVSTLGEAPSATSDDALAGLVRESAGNVAGVTSIVDSDDLGGSEDATYLMNRVQEQGGLACYLGVGTDHPGGHHTSDFDVVEADIGIGIDVIAGAIRRVAETRP is encoded by the coding sequence ATGAGCGCTCTCGACAGCGACGAGTACCGCGCGTTCCGCCGCGACCTCCACCGCCACCCGGAGCCCGCGTGGCGCGAGTTCTACACCACCGCCCGCATCGTCGAGGAACTCCGCGAGCGAGACCTGACGGCGCTCCACGTCGGCCCCGACGCGCTGGCGGGCGACGAGCGCCTGAACGTCCCGGACGACGAGACGTTGGCCGAGTGGGAGGACCAGGCCCGCGAGGCGGGCGCCGACCCGGAGATCCTCGACCAGCTCTCCGGAGGCTACACCGGCTGCGTCGCGGTCGCCGAGCGCGGCGACGGCCCCGTGGTCGGCCTCCGCGTCGACATCGACGGGCTCCCGATCACGGAGTCGGAGTCCGGCGACCACGTCCCGGCCGGCGAGGGGTTCCGCTCCGAGCACGAGGGGTTCATGCACGCCTGCGGCCACGACGCCCACGCGACGATGGGGCTCGGCGCGCTCGACGCGGCCCTCGACTCCGACTTCTCGGGCACGCTGAAGGTGTTCTTCCAGCCGGGCGAAGAGCAGGTCGCCGGCGGCAAGCCGATGGCCGAGTCGGGCCACCTCGACGACGTGGACTACCTCTACGCGGTCCACGTCGGCCTCGACCACCCGTCCGGCGAGGTCGTCTGCGGCGTCGAGGGGTTCCTCGCGGTGCGGCACTTCCTCGCGGAGTTCTCCGGCGAGCCCGCCCACGCCGGCGCGCGCCCCGAGCAGGGCCGGAACACGGTCCAGGCGATGGCGGCCGCGATACAGAACCTCTACGCCATCCCGCGGCACGCCGACGGCCCCACGCGGGTCAACGCGGGGCTCGTCGGTGGCGGCACCGCGACGAACATCATCCCCGAGGAGTCGCACATCGAGGGCGAGCTGCGCGGGCAGACGACGGAGCTCGCCGAGTACATGTCCGACCACGCCGACCGGATCCTCGACTCGGCGGCGGAGATGCACGACTGCGAGGTCGAGGTGTCGACGCTCGGCGAGGCCCCCAGCGCCACGAGCGACGACGCGCTCGCCGGCCTCGTCCGCGAGTCCGCGGGCAACGTGGCGGGCGTCACGAGCATCGTCGACAGCGACGACCTCGGCGGCTCCGAGGACGCCACGTACCTGATGAACCGCGTCCAAGAGCAGGGCGGGCTCGCCTGCTACCTCGGCGTCGGCACCGACCACCCCGGCGGCCACCACACGAGCGACTTCGACGTGGTCGAGGCGGACATCGGGATCGGTATCGACGTGATCGCCGGCGCGATCCGGCGGGTCGCCGAAACGCGGCCGTAG
- a CDS encoding SufS family cysteine desulfurase: protein MGFDAEAVRADFPVLDRRVNGHPLTYLDNAATTHTPRQVYEVFEEFYAGYNANVHRGIHELSHEASLAYERAHDRVADFLGADGREEIVFTKNTTESINLVAYGLGRHLDESDEIVATEMDHHASLVTWQQIAKRTGATVRHVPVTPDGHLDADTARDIVTDDTAVVCVPHVSNVLGTVNPVADLAALAHDHGAYAVVDGAQSAPTRPVDVGAMDADFFAFSGHKLAGPTGIGGLYGKRELLEDLDPFLFGGEMIRNVTLTDSTWNGLPWKFEAGTPPIAEGIALGAAVDYLADLGMDAVREHENDLAQYLLRELADREFVQAYGPGVGEERTGLVSFNVEGVHGHDLSSLLNDRGIAIRAGDHCTQPLHDRLDIPGSARASFYVYNTRADVDRLLEVVDSARDDLDAYLASDRYHDLVSEHYHQPRNSGALTDPTFVKSSEETTCGDDGEFHVTIADGRVEEIAFESRSCAVSRAVASLLSEDLEGMAVEAVADLDGHVARALDGQYPDIRSECVEGPEEVIREAAREYVAEHGA from the coding sequence ATGGGTTTCGATGCCGAAGCGGTACGTGCGGACTTCCCCGTCCTGGACCGGCGCGTGAACGGCCATCCCCTCACCTACCTCGACAACGCCGCGACCACGCACACCCCTCGCCAGGTGTACGAGGTGTTCGAAGAGTTCTACGCGGGGTACAACGCGAACGTCCACCGCGGGATCCACGAGCTGAGCCACGAGGCCTCGCTCGCCTACGAACGGGCGCACGACCGCGTCGCCGACTTCCTCGGCGCCGACGGCCGCGAGGAGATCGTCTTCACCAAGAACACGACCGAGAGCATCAACCTCGTCGCGTACGGCCTCGGCCGGCACCTCGACGAGAGCGACGAGATCGTCGCGACGGAGATGGACCACCACGCCTCGCTCGTCACCTGGCAGCAGATCGCCAAGCGCACGGGCGCGACCGTCCGCCACGTCCCGGTCACGCCCGACGGCCACCTCGACGCGGACACGGCCCGCGACATCGTCACCGACGACACGGCGGTCGTCTGCGTCCCCCACGTCTCGAACGTGCTCGGGACGGTCAACCCCGTCGCGGACCTCGCCGCCCTCGCGCACGACCACGGCGCGTACGCGGTCGTCGACGGCGCCCAGTCCGCGCCGACGCGCCCCGTCGACGTGGGCGCGATGGACGCGGACTTCTTCGCGTTCAGCGGGCACAAGCTCGCCGGCCCGACCGGGATCGGGGGGCTGTACGGGAAGCGGGAGCTGCTGGAGGACCTCGACCCGTTCCTCTTCGGCGGGGAGATGATCCGGAACGTGACGCTCACCGACTCCACGTGGAACGGGTTGCCCTGGAAGTTCGAGGCCGGCACGCCGCCCATCGCGGAGGGCATCGCGCTCGGCGCGGCCGTCGACTACCTCGCTGATCTCGGCATGGACGCCGTCCGCGAGCACGAGAACGACCTCGCGCAGTACCTGCTCCGGGAGCTCGCGGACCGAGAGTTCGTCCAGGCGTACGGCCCCGGCGTCGGCGAGGAGCGCACCGGCCTCGTCTCGTTCAACGTCGAGGGCGTCCACGGGCACGACCTCTCCAGCCTCCTCAACGACCGCGGCATCGCCATCCGCGCCGGCGACCACTGTACGCAGCCGCTCCACGACCGGCTCGACATCCCCGGCTCCGCCCGCGCGTCATTCTACGTCTACAACACCCGCGCGGACGTGGACCGCCTCCTCGAGGTCGTCGACTCGGCCCGCGATGACCTGGACGCGTACCTCGCCTCCGACCGTTACCACGATCTCGTCAGCGAACACTACCACCAGCCCCGTAACTCGGGCGCGCTCACCGACCCGACGTTCGTGAAGTCCTCGGAGGAGACGACCTGCGGCGACGACGGCGAGTTCCACGTGACGATCGCCGACGGGCGCGTCGAGGAGATCGCCTTCGAGAGCCGGAGCTGCGCGGTCAGCCGGGCCGTCGCCAGCCTGCTCTCGGAGGATCTAGAGGGTATGGCGGTCGAGGCCGTCGCCGACCTCGACGGGCACGTCGCCCGCGCGCTCGACGGGCAGTACCCCGACATCCGCAGCGAGTGCGTCGAGGGCCCCGAGGAAGTCATCCGCGAGGCGGCCCGAGAGTACGTCGCGGAACACGGGGCGTAG
- a CDS encoding Rieske (2Fe-2S) protein, translated as MSGYRLTTVETVRERGSWAFTAREGDADREVFLVPCVDEPDGGVDEPDAGGDGQPVRAWINRCTHEDQRLHREEVGAVTRGGSVVCPKHGSAFDACEGDCDNGEAAGTTLRSIDVEVRDGAVFLTDDDLTYLYEGLPDDNGDDDGPSSSSHLTF; from the coding sequence GTGAGCGGCTACCGACTGACCACCGTCGAGACCGTGCGCGAGCGGGGGTCGTGGGCGTTCACGGCCCGCGAGGGCGACGCGGATCGCGAGGTGTTCCTCGTGCCCTGCGTCGACGAGCCGGACGGCGGGGTCGACGAGCCGGACGCCGGCGGCGACGGACAGCCCGTCCGCGCGTGGATCAATCGCTGTACCCACGAGGACCAGCGGCTTCACCGGGAGGAAGTGGGCGCCGTGACGCGCGGCGGCTCGGTCGTCTGCCCGAAGCACGGCTCGGCGTTCGACGCCTGCGAGGGCGACTGCGACAACGGCGAGGCCGCGGGGACGACGCTCCGGTCGATCGATGTCGAGGTCCGCGACGGCGCGGTGTTCCTCACCGACGACGACCTCACGTACCTCTACGAGGGGTTGCCGGACGACAACGGCGACGACGACGGCCCGTCGTCGAGCTCGCACCTCACGTTCTGA
- the arcS gene encoding archaeosine synthase subunit alpha, producing the protein MTDYFEVHERDGAARLGEVRLADPVTTPALADPFLDDAGSLWAGNREVPDGDESALTVLPHRSFPAGTRDEVRESFAVDHPDADFPSAAVVDSRSARDLGADAYLLSDAQGFVGHGEAFRDAVVRAKAGLPPDAALGLSGVATPRNVALLAYAGVDLVDATLARTKGTQGMYLTADAEHFLEDLDELPCACPACAGPRSEFTRADCADHNVNALRAELRRVRERIRSGRLRDYVEGQARHEGWLTAAFREFDDQWGYLEERTPLMRDAEVTAASAETLDRVEIRRFADRVTSRYRNRFTDQPLVLVPCSATKPYSDSQSHRQFHDAIQWRGHTVSMTSPIGVVPQELETTYPAQHYDSVVTGDWSEDEIEFVAEVLRRYLERNDYSRVVAHVPEDGYREICERVENDPAIDVPFEYTCVDHPTTDESLGELNAALQGEPAYSKREREHNTVRGIADFLLGDGAGDDLFGGPGEADVRTTGRYPKLQVWGDDPDAGREGEPGEQLATMVPQYGTLSFTLAGARRWVASDAPTKRVQIDSFVPRGSVLAPGVVDADGDVRVGDEVVVEGPKAFAVGRAAMSGPEMAGSTRGVAVEVRHAEEK; encoded by the coding sequence ATGACCGACTACTTCGAGGTCCACGAGCGCGACGGCGCCGCCCGCCTCGGGGAGGTCCGCCTCGCCGACCCCGTCACGACGCCGGCGCTCGCGGACCCGTTCCTCGACGACGCCGGGAGCCTCTGGGCCGGCAACCGCGAGGTGCCCGACGGCGACGAGAGCGCGCTGACGGTGCTGCCGCACCGGTCGTTCCCGGCCGGCACGCGCGACGAGGTCCGCGAGTCGTTCGCGGTCGACCATCCGGACGCCGACTTCCCCTCGGCCGCGGTGGTCGACAGCCGGAGCGCCCGCGACCTCGGCGCCGACGCGTACCTCCTCTCGGACGCCCAGGGGTTCGTCGGCCACGGCGAGGCGTTCCGCGACGCGGTCGTCCGCGCGAAGGCGGGCCTGCCGCCGGACGCCGCGCTCGGCCTCTCCGGCGTTGCGACGCCGCGAAACGTCGCGCTGCTCGCGTACGCCGGCGTCGACCTCGTCGACGCGACGCTCGCCCGGACGAAGGGGACCCAGGGGATGTACCTCACCGCGGACGCGGAGCACTTCCTCGAAGACCTCGACGAACTCCCGTGTGCCTGTCCGGCCTGCGCCGGACCGCGGAGCGAGTTCACGCGCGCCGACTGCGCCGACCACAACGTCAACGCGCTCCGCGCCGAGCTCCGCCGCGTCCGCGAGCGGATCCGGAGCGGTCGCCTCCGCGACTACGTCGAGGGACAGGCGCGCCACGAGGGGTGGCTCACGGCCGCGTTCCGCGAGTTCGACGACCAGTGGGGGTACCTCGAAGAGCGGACCCCGCTCATGCGCGACGCCGAGGTGACGGCGGCGTCGGCGGAGACGCTCGACCGCGTCGAGATCCGCCGGTTCGCGGACCGCGTCACGAGCCGCTACCGCAACCGCTTCACCGACCAGCCGCTCGTCTTGGTCCCCTGCTCGGCGACGAAGCCGTACAGCGACTCACAGAGCCACCGCCAGTTCCACGACGCGATCCAGTGGCGCGGCCACACCGTCTCGATGACCTCGCCCATCGGCGTGGTGCCCCAGGAGCTGGAGACGACCTACCCCGCGCAACACTACGACTCGGTCGTCACCGGCGACTGGAGCGAAGACGAGATCGAGTTCGTCGCCGAGGTCCTCCGGCGGTACCTCGAACGCAACGACTACTCCCGCGTCGTCGCGCACGTCCCGGAGGACGGCTACCGCGAGATCTGCGAGCGCGTCGAGAATGATCCGGCGATCGACGTTCCCTTCGAGTACACCTGCGTCGACCACCCGACAACCGACGAGTCGCTCGGCGAGCTGAACGCCGCCCTCCAGGGCGAGCCCGCCTACAGCAAGCGGGAGCGCGAGCACAACACGGTCCGCGGCATCGCCGACTTCCTCCTCGGCGACGGCGCGGGCGACGACCTGTTCGGCGGGCCGGGCGAGGCCGACGTGCGCACCACCGGGCGCTACCCGAAGCTCCAGGTGTGGGGCGACGACCCCGACGCCGGCCGCGAGGGCGAGCCGGGCGAGCAGCTGGCGACGATGGTCCCGCAGTACGGCACCCTATCCTTCACCCTCGCCGGCGCGCGCCGGTGGGTCGCGAGCGACGCGCCGACGAAGCGCGTCCAGATCGACTCCTTCGTCCCGCGCGGCTCCGTCCTCGCGCCGGGCGTCGTCGACGCCGACGGCGACGTGCGGGTGGGCGACGAGGTCGTGGTAGAGGGGCCGAAGGCGTTCGCCGTCGGCCGCGCGGCGATGTCCGGCCCGGAGATGGCGGGGTCGACGCGCGGCGTCGCGGTCGAGGTGCGACACGCCGAGGAGAAGTGA
- a CDS encoding MATE family efflux transporter: MSRLPSSLRSLISRVPNPFRLLILYIGFALARVGLIDRHRVVRTTDLAWPRIVTGIARMSKNAVDVAMVGVAVGTSAVAGVGFAGPYWGLAFALGGGVAGGTIALVSQRFSAEAFVELGDAVRSSVLLVIAITVPVSGAFWLYAPAFIDVLSSNEAAIAYGADYLRVVGLGVPFAALNLVGSRVLVGCDDAYTAMQVRAGGAVANIVLSALFIFGLGWGVEGAAVGTVLSNVLAVAGFTVGLVRGSAPLIGEFPVAIDATGSYVNPGMLRDLVEIGVPVGARNLVWTAAEFPMLAILDVFGQNTVAAFVIARRIWGIMNTPGWGFGLASSSLVGQELGVERPDEAEAYARDIIRFSVATYAVSAVLIAVFATDIVSLFAESPDSPEIPIAVNLVYAACAAVIFQGVSGGAAGPLDAAGDTKIPFASQFLGMFCVSIPLAYVGAHSATPAIDLPLVGVTIPEVALPAIGLWGLYLAFMAETTIPAAINYLRFRSGKWKKISEAYRPEATADD, translated from the coding sequence GTGTCTCGCCTTCCGAGCTCCCTCCGGTCGCTGATCTCCCGCGTTCCGAACCCGTTCCGGCTGTTGATCTTGTACATCGGCTTCGCCCTCGCCCGGGTCGGCCTGATCGACCGCCACCGCGTGGTCCGGACCACCGACCTCGCGTGGCCGCGGATCGTCACGGGGATCGCGCGGATGTCGAAGAACGCGGTCGACGTGGCGATGGTCGGCGTCGCGGTCGGCACCAGCGCCGTCGCCGGCGTCGGCTTCGCCGGCCCCTACTGGGGGCTCGCGTTCGCGCTCGGCGGCGGCGTCGCCGGCGGTACCATCGCCCTCGTCTCCCAGCGGTTCAGCGCCGAGGCGTTCGTCGAACTCGGCGACGCGGTCCGGTCGAGCGTCCTCCTCGTGATCGCGATCACGGTCCCCGTTAGCGGCGCGTTCTGGCTGTACGCGCCGGCGTTCATCGACGTCCTGAGCAGCAACGAGGCGGCGATCGCCTACGGCGCCGACTACCTCCGCGTCGTCGGGCTCGGAGTCCCGTTCGCCGCACTCAACCTGGTCGGGAGCCGGGTACTGGTCGGCTGCGACGACGCCTACACCGCGATGCAGGTTCGGGCGGGCGGCGCGGTCGCGAACATCGTCCTCAGCGCGCTGTTTATCTTCGGCCTCGGCTGGGGCGTCGAGGGCGCCGCGGTCGGCACCGTCCTCTCGAACGTCCTCGCGGTCGCCGGCTTCACCGTCGGCCTCGTCCGCGGGAGCGCCCCGCTGATCGGCGAGTTCCCGGTCGCCATCGACGCGACCGGCTCGTACGTCAACCCCGGCATGCTCCGCGACCTCGTCGAGATCGGGGTCCCGGTCGGCGCGCGCAACCTCGTGTGGACCGCCGCGGAGTTCCCGATGCTCGCCATCCTCGACGTGTTCGGGCAGAACACCGTGGCCGCGTTCGTCATCGCCCGCCGCATCTGGGGGATCATGAACACCCCCGGCTGGGGCTTCGGCCTCGCCTCCTCCAGCCTGGTCGGGCAGGAACTCGGCGTCGAGCGCCCCGACGAGGCGGAGGCGTACGCCCGCGACATCATCCGCTTCTCGGTGGCGACGTACGCCGTCTCCGCGGTGCTGATCGCCGTCTTCGCGACCGACATCGTCTCGCTGTTCGCCGAGTCGCCCGACAGCCCCGAGATCCCGATCGCCGTCAACCTCGTCTACGCCGCCTGCGCGGCGGTGATCTTCCAGGGGGTCTCCGGCGGCGCGGCCGGCCCCCTCGACGCCGCCGGCGACACGAAGATCCCCTTCGCGAGCCAGTTCCTCGGGATGTTCTGCGTCTCGATCCCCCTCGCGTACGTCGGCGCGCACAGCGCGACGCCGGCGATCGACCTGCCGCTCGTCGGCGTCACGATCCCGGAAGTCGCGCTCCCCGCGATCGGCCTGTGGGGACTCTACCTCGCGTTCATGGCGGAGACGACGATCCCCGCCGCGATCAACTACCTCCGGTTCCGGTCGGGCAAGTGGAAGAAGATAAGCGAGGCGTACCGGCCCGAGGCGACCGCGGACGACTGA
- a CDS encoding geranylgeranyl reductase family protein yields MDIDEYDVVVAGAGTAGCYAAATIANEGLDVVIVERKDAEEAGHIACGDALKGADAFPEAIPKERLEPAFTNTGVDHGRFEIPQEDTVLEIPVPGELAVIDRWEYGRQIIAGAEDAGVDFHYDTVINDVLQDETGRVTGIHAVRKGEPKTYTADVVIDGAGSLSLLQDKADFEGTTFDTNVRYSQFCSAYREIVDVPEPVEWDDALVFKATDRAAGYLWYFPRTATEINAGLGFQMTEEPMQLVESLKKDLRDRPEFEGAEVRDKLGAALPTRRPYDSAVAPGYMAVGDAAGHVNPTTGGGIAGAAYAGKYAGEQAVKAISDGDVSEENLWRYNTRVMDHFGGRYAGLDVYNVLSTAVDVDDLMGLLASLPGEKLAEALYEGSTSMSFGLKVKAAIKSFGYWGTIRNFYQTKSLADELIAHYDEYPTSPAAMANWTRERDAIMDRVYETTGADAKY; encoded by the coding sequence ATGGATATCGACGAGTACGACGTCGTCGTGGCGGGCGCCGGGACCGCCGGCTGCTACGCCGCCGCGACGATCGCGAACGAGGGGCTCGACGTCGTCATCGTCGAGCGGAAAGACGCTGAGGAGGCCGGCCACATCGCCTGCGGCGACGCCCTGAAGGGCGCGGACGCCTTCCCCGAGGCGATCCCGAAAGAGCGGCTCGAACCCGCGTTCACGAACACCGGCGTCGACCACGGTCGCTTCGAGATCCCCCAGGAGGACACGGTCCTGGAGATCCCGGTCCCCGGCGAGCTCGCCGTCATCGACCGCTGGGAGTACGGCCGTCAGATCATCGCCGGCGCGGAGGACGCGGGCGTCGACTTCCACTACGACACCGTCATCAACGACGTGCTCCAGGACGAGACCGGCCGCGTCACGGGCATTCACGCGGTGCGGAAGGGAGAGCCGAAGACGTACACGGCGGACGTGGTGATCGACGGCGCCGGGTCGCTCTCGCTGCTCCAGGACAAGGCCGACTTCGAGGGGACGACCTTCGACACGAACGTCCGGTACTCGCAGTTCTGCTCCGCGTACCGCGAGATCGTCGACGTGCCGGAGCCGGTCGAGTGGGACGACGCCCTCGTGTTCAAGGCGACCGACCGCGCGGCGGGCTACCTCTGGTACTTCCCGCGGACGGCGACGGAGATCAACGCCGGCCTCGGCTTCCAGATGACCGAGGAACCGATGCAGCTCGTCGAGTCGCTGAAGAAGGACCTGCGGGACCGCCCCGAGTTCGAGGGCGCAGAGGTGCGCGACAAGCTCGGCGCCGCGCTGCCGACCCGCCGGCCGTACGACTCTGCGGTCGCGCCCGGCTACATGGCGGTCGGCGACGCCGCGGGCCACGTGAATCCGACGACCGGCGGCGGCATCGCCGGCGCGGCGTACGCGGGCAAGTACGCCGGCGAGCAGGCGGTGAAGGCCATCTCCGACGGCGACGTGAGCGAGGAGAACCTCTGGCGGTACAACACCCGCGTCATGGACCACTTCGGGGGGCGGTACGCCGGTCTCGACGTGTATAACGTCCTCTCGACCGCGGTCGACGTGGACGACCTGATGGGCCTCCTCGCGTCGCTGCCGGGCGAGAAGCTCGCGGAGGCGCTGTACGAGGGGTCGACCTCGATGTCCTTCGGGCTGAAGGTGAAGGCCGCGATCAAGTCGTTCGGCTACTGGGGGACGATCCGGAACTTCTACCAGACGAAGTCGCTGGCCGACGAGCTGATCGCCCACTACGACGAGTACCCGACGAGCCCGGCCGCGATGGCCAACTGGACCCGCGAGCGCGACGCCATCATGGACCGCGTGTACGAGACGACCGGCGCCGACGCGAAGTACTGA